The Fundulus heteroclitus isolate FHET01 chromosome 13, MU-UCD_Fhet_4.1, whole genome shotgun sequence genome contains a region encoding:
- the LOC105935154 gene encoding teashirt homolog 1, with translation MPRRKQQAPRRSAAYGPEDEFKTEKTEEEEQLLDDGLSLDGQDADFLFNDDEEPKEHYSCQNSPLSNGTNQDAGYASPLSTTSDQLVDLKNTTSSSSDQEKLEEKLGEGAESMDGISLQDSLTKMKAVYANLISDASWSSIALDMLKSKPGTNLLASNGSGSNCKGSNGFLNSHSSSSSHTKSRCSGNDTPVTTYINSSSTTARTVSSNSSTGISSASTGGLAYDWHQAALAKTLQQNPYQLLPEPSLFSTVQLYRQNNKLYGPVFTGASKFRCKDCSAAYDTLVGLTVHMNETGHYRDDNKDPEDDRSKKWSKPRKRSLLEMEGKEDAQKVLKCMYCGHSFESLQDLSVHMIKTKHYQKVPLKEPMPALTSKLVHPTKKRAFQELMSPSSPESVSSGIFLGDSPKDQKATNPYVTPNNRYGYQNGASYTWQFEARKAQILKCMECGSSHDTLQQLTAHMMVTGHFLKVTNSASKKGKQLVLDPVIEEKIQSIPLPPTTTRLPAPNGQPQPDALLQPCSPEEKNDEKRDDDTEEDKLEVRETERKIKEEKEDPTEKPEKPVKTRSYQYLTEEDLEETPKGGLDILKSLENTVSSAISKAQTGAPTWGGYPSIHAAYQLHGSLKSTMPSCAPVQPLFSSSNLKALSSDIGSLIHSPNSPSPPLSHRSNVLAMEELVEKVTRSSSGNDEKEEKPAESECMSAKSPLQNPKANAETPPKVGQSSTVKNHIDLKGKKEPSESKIEVKIKTEGESPQKTGSNGCSSLSIITDHLSEQPLVSPLSALQSVMNNHLGKAAKVSRPSVDPFAMLYKMSSYAQGKQAEPASQHHNDEIDQPIDLTKSKTSSNVCSAKTSPTALNNSNTNSVKAAFRNFSQSSSPPLRENALMDISDMVKNLTGRLTPKSTTPSSVSEKSDMDGFTFEDSMEELSPIQRRKGRQSNWNPQHLLILQAQFASSLRETPEGKFIISDLGPQERVHICKFTGLSMTTISHWLANVKYQLKRTGGTKFLKNIDSGQPLFLCSDCASQFRTPSSYINHLESHLGFTLKDLSKLSIDLLEQQAVSRIEDKSFTSTGLNEDDTGSAYQCKLCNRTFVSKHAIKLHLCKTHGKSPEDHLIFVKELEKLDKQ, from the coding sequence cttACGGACCGGAGGATGAGTTTAAAACAGAGAAgactgaggaagaagagcaacTCCTTGACGATGGCCTTTCCCTCGACGGTCAAGATGCAGACTTTCTCTTTAACGACGACGAGGAACCAAAAGAGCATTATAGCTGCCAGAACTCTCCACTCAGCAATGGCACTAACCAAGACGCTGGATACGCTTCCCCACTCAGTACCACCAGTGACCAACTGGTGGACCTTAAAAACACCACTTCCTCCTCTAGTGATCAGGAAAAGCTAGAGGAAAAGCTTGGTGAAGGTGCTGAGTCGATGGATGGCATCTCTCTTCAGGACAGTCTGACAAAAATGAAAGCCGTCTATGCAAACTTAATTTCGGATGCCTCCTGGTCCAGCATTGCTCTGGATATGCTGAAAAGTAAACCTGGGACCAATTTGTTAGCTAGCAATGGTAGTGGTAGCAACTGCAAAGGCAGCAATGGGTTCCTCAACAGTCACAGTTCAAGCAGCAGCCACACGAAGAGCAGATGTAGCGGTAATGATACCCCAGTCACCACTTACATCAACAGCAGCAGCACGACAGCAAGAACGGTCTCGAGCAACAGCAGCACCGGCATTAGCTCTGCAAGCACTGGAGGATTAGCCTATGACTGGCATCAGGCAGCTTTAGCTAAAACTCTTCAGCAAAATCCATACCAGCTCCTTCCTGAGCCTAGCCTGTTCAGCACTGTGCAGCTTTACAGGCAGAATAACAAACTGTACGGGCCGGTCTTTACTGGGGCTAGCAAGTTTCGGTGTAAGGACTGTAGTGCCGCCTATGACACCTTGGTTGGTCTGACTGTGCACATGAACGAGACTGGCCACTACCGCGATGATAACAAAGATCCAGAGGATGATCGAAGCAAGAAGTGGTCCAAGCCACGCAAGCGTTCTTTGTTGGAGATGGAAGGCAAAGAAGACGCCCAGAAAGTCCTCAAATGCATGTATTGTGGCCACTCTTTTGAATCCTTGCAAGATCTTAGCGTtcacatgattaaaacaaaacactatcAGAAAGTGCCTCTAAAAGAACCAATGCCAGCCCTCACATCGAAGCTGGTGCACCCAACCAAAAAAAGAGCATTTCAAGAATTGATGTCCCCGAGCTCACCAGAGTCGGTGTCTTCGGGCATATTCCTTGGAGACTCTCCAAAAGACCAAAAAGCAACTAATCCCTACGTAACTCCTAACAATCGATATGGTTACCAAAACGGTGCCAGTTATACGTGGCAGTTTGAGGCACGGAAGGCACAGATTCTCAAATGCATGGAGTGTGGCAGCTCCCATGACACATTGCAGCAGCTGACGGCCCACATGATGGTCACAGGACACTTTCTAAAAGTTACAAATTCAGCCTCTAAAAAGGGCAAGCAGTTAGTTTTGGATCCTGTCATTGAGGAGAAAATTCAATCAATTCCTTTGCCTCCTACCACAACACGTCTCCCAGCACCCAATGGTCAGCCACAGCCTGACGCCCTATTGCAGCCCTGCAGccctgaagagaaaaatgatgaGAAGAGGGATGACGACACAGAGGAAGACAAGCTAGAGGtaagagaaacagagagaaaaatcaaagaggaaaaagaagacCCAACTGAGAAGCCTGAGAAGCCTGTAAAGACCAGGTCTTACCAGTACCTTACAGAAGAGGACTTAGAAGAAACACCTAAAGGTGGGCTTGACATCTTAAAGTCTTTGGAGAATACAGTCTCAAGTGCAATCAGCAAGGCCCAAACAGGAGCACCAACATGGGGTGGATACCCCAGCATTCACGCTGCCTATCAGCTCCATGGATCTCTGAAGTCTACTATGCCCTCCTGTGCACCAGTACAAcctttgtttagcagctccaatCTGAAGGCATTGTCCTCTGATATAGGCTCTCTGATCCATTCACCAAATAGTCCCTCTCCACCTCTTAGCCACAGGAGCAATGTGCTGGCTATGGAGGAGCTTGTGGAAAAAGTGACAAGGAGTAGTTCTGGAAATgatgaaaaagaggaaaaacctGCTGAGAGTGAGTGTATGTCTGCAAAGTCCCCATTGCAAAATCCCAAGGCCAATGCAGAAACTCCGCCGAAAGTAGGGCAAAGCTCTACAGTTAAGAATCACATTGATCTAAAAGGTAAAAAAGAGCCAAGCGAGTCTAAAATAGAagtaaagataaaaactgaGGGTGAGTCACCACAAAAAACCGGTAGCAATGGCTGCAGTAGCCTCAGCATCATCACCGATCATTTATCTGAGCAACCTCTTGTCAGCCCTCTCAGTGCTTTGCAGTCTGTCATGAATAACCACTTGGGGAAAGCTGCAAAAGTTTCTAGACCTTCTGTGGACCCATTTGCAATGCTTTATAAGATGAGCAGCTATGCCCAGGGTAAACAGGCAGAGCCAGCAAGTCAACACCATAACGATGAAATCGATCAGCCCATTGacttaacaaaatccaaaaccAGCAGCAACGTTTGTTCAGCTAAAACTAGTCCTACAGCTctaaacaacagcaacacaaacagTGTTAAAGCAGCTTTTAGGAATTTCTCCCAATCGTCATCCCCGCCTCTTCGAGAGAATGCTTTGATGGATATTTCAGACATGGTTAAAAATCTCACTGGCCGTTTGACACCAAAGTCTACAACCCCATCCTCTGTCTCAGAGAAATCCGACATGGACGGCTTTACTTTTGAGGACAGTATGGAGGAGCTGTCTCCCATCCAAAGAAGGAAAGGGCGACAGTCAAACTGGAATCCCCAACACCTCCTGATTCTCCAGGCGCAGTTTGCCTCCAGTCTTCGAGAGACTCCTGAAGGAAAGTTCATAATTAGTGACTTAGGACCCCAAGAGCGAGTCCACATTTGTAAATTCACTGGTCTCTCCATGACCACCATCTCACATTGGCTGGCCAATGTAAAATACCAGTTAAAGAGGACAGGTGGAACAAAGTTCCTCAAAAATATTGACTCTGGCCAACCTCTGTTTCTGTGTAGTGACTGTGCTTCCCAGTTCAGGACTCCCTCTTCCTATATAAACCATTTGGAGTCCCATCTGGGATTTACCCTAAAGGACCTCTCCAAGCTGTCCATAGACTTACTTGAGCAGCAGGCAGTGAGCAGAATTGAGGACAAGTCGTTTACATCAACTGGACTTAATGAAGATGACACTGGCTCGGCGTATCAGTGCAAGCTGTGCAACCGAACATTTGTGAGCAAACATGCAATCAAATTGCATCTTTGTAAAACACACGGAAAGTCGCCAGAAGACCATCTCATCTTTGTGAAAGAGCTTGAAAAGTTGGATAAACAGTGA